A single window of Micrococcaceae bacterium Sec5.1 DNA harbors:
- a CDS encoding nucleotidyltransferase domain-containing protein codes for MRLQNPLTTISPTLDMGVLYVLARADAEFTAPNLSNLLPERSSLAGVRKALIRLVAQGIVLDKVAGRTHVFRLNRDHLLAEAVIAMAFTKDRLFARIRSEIKMWEFSPLVVTIFGSAARNDMRNDSDIDLFIALNDSSDESQADNRIAQLAADVSAWTGNDTRPLVYLESEVAPSPIFDSIITDGYTLFGDATWLRRVLRADSVA; via the coding sequence ATGCGGCTGCAGAACCCGCTGACGACCATCAGCCCCACGCTTGACATGGGTGTGCTGTACGTCTTGGCGCGCGCTGATGCCGAGTTCACAGCCCCCAACCTCTCCAACCTTCTTCCCGAGCGCAGTTCCCTTGCCGGCGTTCGCAAGGCCCTGATTCGCCTCGTCGCTCAGGGCATCGTCTTGGACAAGGTGGCCGGAAGAACGCACGTTTTCCGGCTCAACCGTGATCACCTTTTGGCCGAGGCAGTGATCGCGATGGCCTTCACAAAGGATCGCCTCTTCGCCCGCATCCGGAGCGAAATCAAGATGTGGGAATTCTCGCCCCTGGTCGTCACGATCTTTGGCTCAGCTGCACGTAACGACATGCGCAACGATAGCGATATAGACCTTTTCATAGCCCTCAATGACTCCAGTGACGAGTCGCAGGCTGACAACAGGATTGCGCAGCTGGCCGCCGATGTCAGTGCGTGGACAGGCAACGACACGCGGCCCCTGGTCTATCTGGAGTCCGAAGTTGCACCCTCCCCGATCTTCGATTCGATCATCACCGACGGGTACACACTTTTCGGCGACGCTACCTGGCTGAGGCGCGTACTACGCGCCGACAGCGTCGCGTAA
- a CDS encoding SDR family oxidoreductase → MSEASFSPQTAIVTGSDSGIGRATAVALAKAGMDVGITWHTDQQGAEDTAEEVRGLGRKAVVQHLDTTKVSETAASIDKLAEELGGVDVFVNNSGTGDGTKFLELDYDTWMSTLDTNLNGAFVAMQTAAKRMVNAGRGGRIIAVTSVHEFQPRVGASAYDASKHGLGGLIKTMALELAEFGITANNVAPGEIATPMTGQTDEDPRQKERPGVPLGRPGDAREIAAVIAFLASPDSSYVTGASWPVDGGMLQMGPHAGSHITGNDWRES, encoded by the coding sequence ATGAGCGAGGCATCATTTTCCCCGCAAACCGCCATCGTCACAGGATCTGACTCTGGGATAGGACGCGCCACGGCGGTTGCTCTGGCCAAGGCAGGCATGGATGTCGGCATCACCTGGCACACCGACCAGCAGGGTGCCGAGGACACCGCAGAAGAAGTCCGCGGCCTGGGCCGCAAAGCGGTGGTGCAGCACTTGGACACCACCAAAGTCTCCGAAACCGCTGCAAGCATTGACAAGCTTGCCGAGGAACTTGGCGGCGTGGACGTGTTCGTCAACAACTCCGGAACGGGCGACGGCACCAAGTTCCTGGAACTGGACTACGACACCTGGATGTCCACCTTGGACACCAACCTCAACGGTGCATTCGTGGCTATGCAGACAGCCGCCAAACGCATGGTCAATGCGGGCCGCGGCGGGCGCATCATCGCTGTCACCAGCGTGCACGAGTTCCAGCCGCGCGTTGGAGCTTCTGCCTACGACGCCTCCAAGCACGGCCTTGGCGGGCTCATCAAGACCATGGCTTTGGAACTTGCAGAGTTTGGCATCACCGCCAACAACGTTGCTCCCGGTGAGATCGCAACGCCCATGACGGGGCAAACGGACGAGGACCCAAGGCAGAAGGAGCGGCCGGGCGTACCCCTTGGCCGCCCCGGTGACGCACGGGAAATTGCCGCCGTCATCGCTTTCCTGGCCTCCCCGGATTCCAGCTACGTCACTGGCGCCTCGTGGCCCGTGGACGGTGGAATGCTCCAAATGGGACCGCACGCAGGATCGCACATCACGGGCAACGACTGGCGCGAAAGCTGA
- a CDS encoding alpha/beta hydrolase: protein MAGTAAPLPFVDVRTPTSSPGGQVPVVLIHGWASGSVYWEPLAKILLDAGREVWILDLPGYHPGQDLPSDFPWTLDTAAASVAAAIRTRTEGPVHLVGHSMGGSVSLTLAAEHPELVATLALVGMVPAPQNEAFKSLLMSQLEQGFFDADTRLKLMNAWYGDLSAEDMELLSKGFDTPFRILSASAWAAMTGVEPSVPSRVQAPLLVIAGTEDRLRSIEQMTAFVAASPTRTLKVIPDAGHSVHWEQPEECAKTLCEFWKTSWPPPA from the coding sequence ATGGCCGGCACCGCAGCTCCGCTCCCGTTTGTGGATGTTCGAACCCCCACGTCTTCCCCCGGAGGGCAAGTCCCCGTCGTGCTGATTCACGGCTGGGCCTCGGGCTCCGTGTACTGGGAGCCGCTCGCGAAAATACTGCTCGACGCCGGACGCGAAGTTTGGATTCTCGACCTCCCGGGCTATCACCCGGGCCAGGACCTGCCGTCCGACTTCCCTTGGACGTTGGACACCGCCGCCGCTTCCGTTGCAGCAGCGATCCGCACGCGCACAGAAGGGCCGGTACACCTTGTGGGGCATTCGATGGGTGGCAGCGTCTCACTGACCTTGGCTGCAGAGCACCCAGAACTAGTGGCCACGCTGGCCTTGGTAGGAATGGTTCCGGCGCCTCAAAACGAGGCGTTCAAGAGCCTCCTGATGTCACAGCTTGAGCAGGGATTCTTCGACGCCGATACCAGGCTGAAGCTCATGAACGCCTGGTACGGGGACCTCTCCGCGGAAGACATGGAGCTGCTCAGCAAAGGATTCGATACGCCGTTCCGGATTCTGTCCGCCAGCGCCTGGGCGGCCATGACCGGCGTCGAACCTTCAGTGCCCAGCCGCGTTCAGGCGCCGCTGCTGGTGATCGCTGGAACCGAGGACCGCCTGCGGTCCATCGAGCAGATGACCGCGTTCGTGGCGGCAAGCCCAACACGCACCTTGAAGGTAATTCCCGACGCCGGCCACAGCGTCCACTGGGAGCAGCCGGAAGAATGCGCTAAGACTTTGTGTGAATTTTGGAAAACGAGCTGGCCACCGCCAGCGTAA
- a CDS encoding aldo/keto reductase: MPELTLNNGVTIPQLGFGVFQVPPEETQKVVEDALEAGYRHIDTAAAYRNEAGVGAAIAASGLPREDLFITTKLRNGEQGEAYDAFQRSRDALGLEVVDLYLIHWPVPSQGLYTQAWKEMEKLYQDKQIRSIGVSNFLTDHVDTLLREADVVPAVNQIELHPTYQQADLANKCRDLSIAVEAYSPLGQGKDLNAEVVALVAAAHETTPAQVILAWHLAQGTIVIPKSADSARMRENLGAADLTLTQSELAAVTAMEAGARIGSDPAVAAFTQL, from the coding sequence ATGCCAGAGCTGACCCTAAACAACGGCGTCACCATTCCCCAGCTCGGATTCGGTGTTTTCCAGGTGCCTCCGGAAGAAACACAGAAGGTGGTGGAAGACGCTTTGGAGGCGGGATACCGGCACATCGATACTGCCGCCGCCTATCGGAATGAGGCCGGCGTGGGCGCCGCCATCGCCGCATCAGGCCTTCCCCGGGAAGACCTATTCATCACCACCAAGCTCCGCAACGGAGAGCAGGGCGAGGCGTACGACGCCTTCCAACGAAGCCGCGACGCCCTCGGCTTGGAGGTAGTTGACCTCTACCTGATCCACTGGCCCGTCCCTTCACAGGGGCTGTACACGCAGGCTTGGAAGGAGATGGAGAAGCTCTACCAGGACAAGCAGATTCGGTCCATCGGTGTCTCCAACTTCCTCACAGACCACGTCGACACCCTGTTGAGGGAAGCGGACGTGGTGCCGGCCGTGAACCAGATCGAGCTGCACCCCACGTACCAGCAGGCCGATCTTGCAAACAAGTGCCGCGATCTCAGCATCGCCGTTGAGGCGTACAGCCCGTTGGGGCAGGGCAAGGACCTGAACGCCGAGGTAGTGGCCTTGGTGGCTGCCGCACACGAAACAACGCCGGCACAGGTAATTCTGGCCTGGCACCTCGCGCAGGGAACCATCGTGATCCCCAAGTCCGCGGACTCTGCCAGGATGCGGGAAAACCTCGGCGCCGCCGATCTCACTCTTACCCAATCCGAACTGGCTGCGGTCACTGCCATGGAGGCCGGGGCCCGCATAGGTTCCGATCCCGCCGTCGCGGCTTTTACCCAGCTCTAA
- a CDS encoding dodecin, which translates to MADHTYSVSEIVGTSSEGVDAAVRNGIAAASQTLRNLDWFEVKEIRGHLQDGAIADWQVTIKLGFRLER; encoded by the coding sequence ATGGCTGACCACACATATAGCGTTTCCGAAATTGTTGGCACTTCTTCCGAGGGCGTCGATGCGGCCGTCAGGAATGGCATTGCCGCCGCCTCCCAGACGCTGCGTAACCTGGACTGGTTCGAGGTGAAAGAGATCCGCGGTCATCTGCAGGACGGCGCAATTGCCGACTGGCAGGTGACCATCAAGCTTGGTTTCCGCTTGGAGCGCTGA
- a CDS encoding four-carbon acid sugar kinase family protein, which yields MTLEADVLAAFPAEVHIPAQLVAEAVAASSAEAPRVLVVLDDDPTGTQSVSDLAVLTRWDVADFSWAFAYIRENQTKPAVYVLTNTRSLDPAEAAVRNEEIVRNALAAAAGNVKLGFVSRSDSTLRGHYPLEPDVIAATVAAETGETTDGVVIVPAFPDAGRVTIGGVHYMRGTGEEAGKLTPVAETEFAKDASFGFVNSEMAKYVEEKSHGRFPASDVIVLDLNIIRAGASAQDPAISAKAIADALEPATNSTPVVADVVTENDLRALALGLEEAERRGKKLLYRVGPPFVRGRIGQEIRTALTSEEAYAGNTPSTAGGLIVVGSHVGVTTRQLSALTAAHSSARIIEIDVEKLLAPQADGYIATVVSDVVDALHQGDVIVHTSRLLIKTDDAAASLKIARTVSAAVVNVVNRTLKTFAPRFVIAKGGITSSDVAAHGLEIRHAIVRGPMLPGIVSLWEPVDGPAKGIPYIVFAGNVGDDQSLAQVTRKLSATF from the coding sequence GTGACCCTTGAAGCCGACGTTCTGGCCGCTTTCCCGGCGGAAGTACACATTCCTGCCCAGCTGGTTGCTGAGGCTGTTGCTGCGTCTTCGGCCGAGGCCCCACGCGTCCTGGTCGTTCTTGATGACGACCCCACCGGAACCCAGTCTGTTTCGGACCTCGCCGTCCTCACGCGTTGGGACGTCGCTGATTTTTCCTGGGCCTTTGCCTACATACGGGAGAACCAAACCAAGCCCGCCGTGTACGTCCTGACCAACACCCGTAGCCTGGACCCGGCCGAGGCGGCAGTGCGGAATGAGGAAATCGTTCGCAACGCACTCGCGGCGGCAGCCGGCAACGTGAAGCTGGGCTTCGTCAGCCGCAGCGACTCCACCCTGCGTGGCCACTACCCGCTGGAGCCCGATGTCATTGCCGCCACGGTTGCGGCCGAGACCGGTGAAACCACTGACGGCGTAGTAATTGTCCCAGCATTCCCCGACGCAGGAAGGGTCACCATCGGCGGCGTGCACTACATGCGCGGCACCGGGGAAGAAGCTGGCAAGCTCACCCCCGTGGCAGAGACAGAATTCGCCAAGGATGCCAGCTTCGGCTTCGTCAACTCCGAGATGGCCAAGTATGTGGAGGAGAAGTCGCACGGCCGGTTCCCCGCCAGCGACGTGATCGTTCTGGATCTGAACATTATCCGCGCCGGGGCCTCCGCCCAGGACCCCGCCATTTCCGCCAAAGCGATCGCCGATGCTCTTGAACCGGCCACGAACTCGACTCCGGTCGTGGCCGACGTCGTCACAGAGAACGACCTCCGGGCCCTCGCGCTTGGCCTCGAAGAAGCCGAACGCCGCGGCAAGAAGCTCCTCTACCGCGTGGGCCCACCGTTCGTCCGTGGCCGCATCGGTCAGGAAATCCGCACCGCCTTGACCTCCGAAGAAGCGTACGCAGGCAACACTCCCTCTACGGCCGGTGGCCTGATAGTGGTCGGCTCGCACGTGGGTGTGACCACCCGCCAGCTCAGCGCCTTGACGGCCGCGCACAGCTCTGCGCGCATTATCGAGATCGACGTTGAGAAGTTGCTAGCTCCTCAAGCTGACGGTTACATCGCCACGGTGGTGTCCGACGTCGTCGACGCCCTCCACCAAGGCGACGTCATCGTCCACACCAGCCGCCTGCTCATTAAGACCGACGACGCCGCAGCGAGCCTGAAGATCGCCCGCACCGTCTCCGCCGCCGTCGTGAATGTAGTGAACCGGACGTTGAAAACCTTCGCGCCGCGGTTCGTCATCGCCAAGGGCGGCATCACGTCCTCGGACGTTGCGGCGCACGGCTTGGAGATCCGCCACGCGATCGTCCGCGGGCCCATGCTGCCGGGCATCGTCTCGCTCTGGGAACCGGTGGATGGCCCCGCGAAAGGCATCCCGTACATCGTGTTCGCCGGCAACGTGGGCGATGACCAATCCCTCGCCCAGGTCACCCGCAAACTCAGCGCCACTTTCTAA
- a CDS encoding helix-turn-helix transcriptional regulator produces the protein MGQSAEFGKFLKVMRARLSPEDVGGQGSTGSRRVPGLRREEVARLSGVSTDYYTRLEQGRNIHPSKAVLDSVARALRLDAGEHAHMLDLLEHCASSAGNPGPAQKVRPALRQLLDAVGDVPAMVLGRRADVLAGNRMAHLLFTDFTALPATERNLTRWIILDPAAKELFRDWKTVAAEAVGALRMDVGRHPNDPQTNQLVGELAVHSEHFRQWWAGHRVASRSAGTVRLHHTLVGDLELNFETLSLPDDPDQLLRVHSAKAGSPSSDALTLLSSFGEVPAAIQPAPEPARRDDN, from the coding sequence ATGGGTCAAAGCGCCGAGTTCGGAAAATTCCTCAAAGTCATGCGAGCCCGCCTTTCGCCGGAGGACGTCGGGGGCCAGGGGTCCACCGGCTCACGAAGGGTGCCCGGTCTCCGCCGCGAAGAGGTGGCGAGGCTCTCCGGGGTGAGCACCGACTACTACACACGCCTGGAGCAAGGCCGGAACATCCACCCCTCCAAGGCTGTCCTCGACTCTGTAGCGAGGGCACTGCGCCTGGACGCGGGGGAGCACGCGCACATGCTGGACCTGCTGGAGCACTGCGCGAGTTCGGCCGGCAATCCCGGCCCCGCCCAAAAGGTCCGCCCCGCGTTGCGGCAGCTGCTGGACGCCGTCGGGGATGTTCCCGCGATGGTCCTGGGGCGACGCGCGGATGTACTGGCCGGAAACCGGATGGCTCATCTGCTGTTCACGGATTTCACGGCGCTGCCCGCCACTGAGCGGAACCTGACCCGCTGGATCATTCTGGATCCTGCGGCGAAGGAGCTGTTCAGGGACTGGAAAACCGTGGCCGCCGAGGCAGTGGGTGCCTTGCGGATGGATGTCGGCAGGCACCCCAACGATCCCCAAACCAACCAGCTCGTAGGCGAACTTGCGGTGCACAGTGAGCATTTCCGTCAGTGGTGGGCGGGGCACAGGGTGGCCTCACGCTCTGCCGGCACGGTGAGATTGCACCACACGCTGGTTGGCGATCTTGAACTGAACTTTGAAACGCTAAGCCTCCCGGACGATCCCGACCAGCTGCTGAGGGTCCATTCCGCGAAGGCGGGCTCGCCGTCGTCGGACGCTTTGACGCTGCTCAGCAGCTTTGGCGAGGTACCGGCAGCGATCCAGCCGGCCCCCGAACCCGCCCGCCGAGATGACAATTGA
- a CDS encoding aldo/keto reductase produces MQYTNLGRSGLKVSRLCLGTMNFGPQTDEATAHSIMDSALDSGINFFDTANVYGGSGHRGWTEEIIGRWFAKGGERRERTVLATKLYGTMTDRPNESKLSALNIRRALDASLKRLQTDYIDIYQFHHIDRQTPWDEIWQAIEVAVQQGKILYSGSSNFAGWHIAQAQEAARRRNYTGLVSEQSIYNLFRRELELEVIPAAQQYGLGLIPWSPLQGGLLGGVLKKEEQGVRRTEGRALETLRKHEDQIRQYEDFADELGQKPGDVALAWLLHQPAVTAPIVGPRTQDQLDAAIRALDVTLNDDALKRLDGIFPGHRTAPEDYAW; encoded by the coding sequence ATGCAGTACACCAACCTTGGGCGCTCCGGCCTGAAAGTTTCGCGTCTGTGCCTGGGCACCATGAACTTCGGCCCCCAGACGGACGAAGCAACGGCGCACTCCATCATGGATTCCGCACTGGATTCCGGCATCAACTTCTTCGATACCGCCAACGTCTACGGCGGCTCGGGCCACAGGGGATGGACCGAGGAAATCATCGGGCGATGGTTCGCGAAAGGCGGCGAGCGCCGGGAACGGACCGTGCTGGCCACCAAGCTGTATGGCACCATGACGGATCGGCCGAATGAATCAAAGCTCTCCGCGTTGAACATTCGCCGTGCCCTGGATGCAAGCCTGAAGCGGCTGCAGACGGATTACATCGATATCTACCAGTTCCATCACATTGACCGTCAGACACCGTGGGATGAGATCTGGCAGGCAATCGAGGTGGCCGTCCAGCAGGGCAAGATCCTGTATTCGGGAAGCAGCAACTTTGCCGGCTGGCACATCGCCCAGGCCCAGGAAGCCGCCCGCAGGCGGAATTACACGGGGCTGGTCAGCGAGCAGTCCATTTACAACCTCTTCCGGCGCGAGCTGGAGCTTGAGGTCATCCCCGCCGCTCAGCAGTACGGTCTCGGCTTGATCCCGTGGTCTCCGCTCCAGGGCGGCCTGCTGGGTGGCGTACTGAAGAAGGAGGAGCAGGGCGTGCGCCGCACGGAAGGCCGTGCGCTGGAGACGCTCCGCAAGCATGAGGACCAGATCCGTCAGTACGAGGATTTCGCGGATGAACTTGGGCAGAAGCCCGGCGACGTTGCGCTGGCCTGGTTACTCCATCAGCCTGCCGTGACGGCGCCGATTGTTGGACCGCGCACTCAGGATCAACTGGATGCCGCAATTAGAGCACTGGACGTGACCCTCAACGACGATGCCCTCAAGCGGCTGGACGGCATCTTCCCGGGACACCGCACCGCCCCGGAGGACTACGCCTGGTGA
- a CDS encoding NAD(P)-dependent oxidoreductase, which yields MTSSNYTITVLGLGAMGLPMATRLASELTVHGFDIAEPRLELAAAAGIKTFASAREASQDADALLLAVRNGEQLNDVLFGENGVASVLKPGAVVILGSTVGTEAIPATVEKLAGYGVALVDAPLSGGPKRAGEGDLLIVVGAEPEALEKARPALELLASTLSIVGDKPGDGQALKTVNQLLCGVHIAAAAEAMALADALGLDQAKTLAALEAGAAGSFMLSNRGPRILEAYTEEGAEVLSRLDIFVKDMGIVGKATRAAGLAAPVAAAAEQLYLLGQAQGLAAADDSAVIKVVAPTKRTN from the coding sequence ATGACCAGCAGCAACTACACCATCACCGTCCTGGGCCTAGGCGCCATGGGCCTGCCCATGGCCACCCGCCTGGCCTCTGAGCTGACCGTCCACGGTTTCGATATCGCCGAACCCCGCTTGGAGCTCGCTGCAGCAGCCGGTATCAAGACTTTCGCTTCTGCCCGCGAAGCTTCGCAGGATGCCGACGCGCTGCTCCTGGCCGTTCGCAACGGTGAGCAGCTCAACGATGTCCTGTTCGGCGAAAACGGCGTTGCCTCGGTTCTTAAGCCCGGCGCAGTCGTCATCCTCGGCAGCACCGTTGGCACCGAGGCCATCCCGGCCACAGTCGAAAAGCTCGCAGGGTATGGAGTCGCGCTGGTGGATGCTCCGCTGTCCGGCGGCCCGAAGCGCGCGGGTGAAGGCGACCTGCTCATTGTTGTTGGAGCCGAACCAGAGGCCCTCGAAAAGGCCCGGCCCGCGCTGGAGCTGTTGGCTTCTACCCTGAGCATTGTTGGCGACAAGCCCGGCGATGGCCAGGCCCTCAAGACCGTCAACCAGCTTTTGTGCGGTGTGCATATCGCTGCTGCTGCCGAGGCCATGGCTCTGGCGGATGCCCTGGGACTGGATCAAGCCAAGACCCTCGCCGCCCTCGAAGCCGGCGCTGCGGGCTCCTTTATGCTCTCCAACCGCGGCCCCCGCATCCTGGAGGCCTATACGGAGGAAGGCGCCGAGGTCCTCAGCCGCCTCGACATCTTCGTCAAGGACATGGGCATCGTCGGCAAGGCCACCCGCGCTGCCGGCCTTGCTGCACCGGTTGCTGCTGCTGCAGAACAGCTTTACCTTCTCGGCCAGGCCCAGGGCCTCGCCGCCGCCGACGACTCCGCCGTCATCAAGGTTGTCGCGCCCACAAAGCGCACCAACTAA
- a CDS encoding universal stress protein — translation MSEVIVVGVDSSETAKRAAVAAAKLATALGAELHVISGFSDDRIEEFGSGSDRITVSSADSAEYVARKVSEELDVPSGNIKYFAARGTPANALINYAETNNASLIVVGNKRMKGLGRVLGSIANSVAHGAPCDVYIVNTDVDA, via the coding sequence ATGTCTGAAGTTATTGTCGTCGGCGTTGACAGCAGCGAAACGGCCAAACGCGCAGCAGTGGCAGCAGCGAAGCTTGCCACAGCCCTTGGCGCCGAGTTGCATGTCATCAGCGGGTTCTCCGATGACCGCATTGAAGAATTTGGCAGCGGCAGCGACCGGATCACCGTTTCTTCGGCCGACTCCGCAGAATACGTGGCCCGCAAGGTCTCTGAGGAACTTGACGTCCCCAGTGGCAACATCAAGTACTTCGCAGCCCGCGGTACGCCGGCCAACGCGCTCATCAACTACGCCGAGACCAACAACGCCTCGCTGATCGTGGTAGGAAACAAGCGGATGAAGGGCCTGGGCCGTGTCCTTGGCAGCATCGCCAACAGCGTGGCACACGGTGCTCCGTGCGACGTCTACATCGTGAACACGGACGTGGACGCGTAG
- a CDS encoding GntP family transporter translates to MNPLINSLMVRAADAPAIKPAVELGTPLLLTIAAAGIALLLVLIIRFKIQAFVALLAVSILVGVAAQIPLKDIFTVVANGVGSTMGKVALLIALGAILGRMIEVSGGVQSLATHFTEKLGAKRVAIALTAVGFLVAIPVFFEVGVIVLVPIVYAFAKIANVHPIKFGLPMAGIMLSIHVAVPPHPGIVAGAGVFGADIGLITLISLIICVPLGFLSYWVASIMNRKDYELLAGVKAQVDEFGSADSLVHVGHDGPGARAIAPPRPGLIMFLIAAPIVQILVGTLGTLTIAKDNYWYGVAAFIGNPFFALLVAVALSFFLLAVRRNWSLKETGEIFEGALPPIASILMVVAAGGVFGEVLRTSGIGAALSHTLDSLGLPVIVLGFIISLALRAAQGSATVAIVTTTGLLTSAVMEGGYTPAQIAVIVIAIGFGALGLSHVTDAGFWTVIRYYGLTVTDGLKTWTVLTTILGLAGFVLTYVAWILVGGLAH, encoded by the coding sequence ATGAATCCCCTCATCAACTCCTTGATGGTCCGGGCTGCCGATGCCCCTGCTATCAAACCGGCAGTGGAACTGGGAACACCCTTGTTGCTGACCATCGCGGCCGCGGGCATTGCCCTGCTGCTGGTGCTGATCATCCGCTTCAAGATCCAGGCCTTTGTTGCCCTGTTGGCTGTCAGCATCCTGGTAGGCGTGGCGGCCCAGATTCCGCTCAAGGACATCTTCACCGTGGTGGCCAACGGTGTTGGCAGCACCATGGGCAAGGTTGCTTTGTTGATTGCCCTCGGCGCCATTCTTGGCCGCATGATTGAGGTATCCGGCGGCGTGCAGTCGCTGGCCACGCATTTCACTGAGAAGCTCGGAGCCAAACGCGTTGCCATCGCTTTGACGGCCGTGGGCTTCCTCGTGGCGATTCCGGTGTTCTTCGAGGTTGGCGTCATCGTCCTCGTCCCGATTGTTTACGCCTTCGCCAAGATCGCGAACGTTCACCCGATCAAGTTCGGCCTGCCCATGGCCGGCATCATGCTGTCCATTCACGTGGCTGTGCCGCCCCACCCGGGAATCGTTGCGGGCGCTGGTGTCTTTGGCGCCGACATTGGGCTTATCACTCTTATCTCGCTCATCATCTGCGTGCCCCTGGGCTTCCTGTCCTACTGGGTTGCCAGCATCATGAACCGCAAAGACTACGAACTGCTCGCTGGCGTCAAGGCGCAGGTGGACGAGTTCGGTTCCGCTGACTCGCTCGTGCACGTTGGCCATGACGGTCCCGGCGCCCGCGCCATCGCCCCACCCCGTCCGGGCCTGATCATGTTCCTGATCGCTGCTCCGATCGTCCAGATCCTCGTGGGCACCCTGGGAACGCTGACCATTGCCAAAGACAACTACTGGTACGGCGTGGCTGCGTTCATCGGCAACCCGTTCTTCGCGCTCCTTGTAGCTGTAGCCCTCTCCTTCTTCCTGCTGGCGGTCCGCCGCAACTGGTCACTTAAGGAAACCGGTGAGATCTTCGAAGGCGCCCTTCCTCCGATTGCGTCAATCCTCATGGTTGTCGCAGCGGGCGGCGTGTTCGGTGAAGTCCTCCGCACCTCCGGCATCGGCGCAGCCCTGTCCCACACCCTGGACAGCCTGGGCTTGCCGGTGATCGTGCTCGGCTTCATCATCTCCCTGGCACTCCGCGCCGCCCAGGGTTCGGCCACCGTCGCCATTGTCACGACGACGGGCCTGCTTACCTCCGCTGTGATGGAAGGCGGCTACACGCCCGCCCAGATCGCCGTGATCGTGATCGCCATCGGATTCGGCGCCTTGGGGTTGTCCCACGTGACGGACGCAGGTTTCTGGACCGTGATCAGGTACTACGGGCTTACCGTGACCGACGGTCTCAAAACCTGGACAGTCCTCACCACGATCCTCGGCCTGGCCGGCTTCGTACTGACGTACGTCGCATGGATCCTGGTGGGAGGTTTGGCCCACTAA
- a CDS encoding FadR/GntR family transcriptional regulator produces MARKSLVGVVADELLDRIIAGEFPPGTIVPGELELSARHEVSRMTVREAMKTLEAQRILSVERGRGTFVNPLNQWASLEAVLRAASEGTKDAAAAVQLIELRRMLETGACELAAERISDNELIALKEHVEKMQAAHEVNDVAAFVEADLAFHDVILHASGNVFVAVLFEPLHRVLEARRTETSAFADIQEHAIGHHRKIAAALESRNPHEARLAMDAHMQQTLDDLKTYVLEA; encoded by the coding sequence ATGGCACGTAAGTCGCTGGTGGGCGTCGTTGCTGATGAGCTGCTGGACCGGATCATCGCGGGCGAGTTTCCGCCCGGGACAATTGTCCCTGGCGAACTGGAGCTCAGCGCCCGGCACGAGGTGAGCCGCATGACCGTGCGCGAAGCCATGAAGACCCTCGAGGCGCAGCGGATCCTCAGCGTGGAACGTGGCCGCGGTACGTTCGTTAATCCGCTCAACCAGTGGGCATCCCTGGAGGCAGTCCTGCGTGCCGCTTCCGAGGGAACCAAAGATGCGGCCGCCGCCGTCCAGCTCATCGAGCTACGCCGGATGCTGGAGACCGGCGCTTGCGAACTCGCTGCGGAACGTATCTCGGACAATGAACTGATCGCCCTCAAAGAGCACGTCGAAAAGATGCAGGCCGCACACGAGGTTAATGACGTGGCCGCCTTTGTGGAAGCTGATCTCGCCTTCCACGATGTCATCCTCCACGCCTCGGGCAACGTGTTCGTGGCCGTACTGTTCGAGCCACTGCATCGTGTACTCGAAGCGCGGCGCACGGAGACCTCAGCCTTCGCTGACATCCAGGAGCACGCGATCGGCCATCACCGGAAAATCGCGGCGGCCTTGGAGTCACGGAATCCGCATGAGGCCCGGCTGGCCATGGACGCCCACATGCAGCAGACCTTGGACGATCTGAAGACGTACGTCCTGGAGGCGTAG